A window of the Urocitellus parryii isolate mUroPar1 chromosome Y, mUroPar1.hap1, whole genome shotgun sequence genome harbors these coding sequences:
- the LOC144251187 gene encoding interleukin-36 alpha-like has product MAKALASEVPSRRYVQDLNHREWVLQDQILMIVPRKEWMAPITITLMPCGHLETLEKDRGKPMYLGLLEPNCCLFCKKDREQPVLQLEERSIIDLHAVREPVKPFLFYHSETGRTSTFESVAFPGWFIAVCSKGDCPLFMTQELGKTYLTDFELIRQN; this is encoded by the exons ATGGCCAAAG CATTAGCCTCGGAAGTACCATCCAGGAGGTATGTTCAGGATCTCAACCACCGTGAGTGGGTTCTTCAGGACCAGATCCTCATGATAGTCCCAAGGAAGGAATGGATGGCTCCAA TCACCATCACCTTGATGCCATGCGGACACCTGGAGACCCTTGAGAAGGACAGAGGGAAACCCATGTACCTAGGACTGTTGGAGCCCAATTGCTGCCTGTTTTGTAAAAAGGACCGGGAGCAACCAGTGTTGCAGCTTGAG GAAAGAAGCATAATAGATCTGCATGCCGTCCGCGAGCCTGTGAAGCCCTTTCTCTTCTATCACAGTGAGACCGGCAGGACCTCGACCTTCGAGTCTGTGGCCTTCCCTGGCTGGTTCATTGCCGTCTGCTCCAAAGGAGACTGTCCACTCTTTATGACCCAGGAACTGGGAAAAACCTACCTCACCGACTTTGAGTTGATTAGACAGaattga